One Echinicola strongylocentroti DNA window includes the following coding sequences:
- a CDS encoding SusC/RagA family TonB-linked outer membrane protein, which translates to MKKSVQLALLLCMFLQYSFAQTTSVTGTVTSADSEEPVPGVSILVKGTSRGAVTDLDGKYSLEVPAGGEVLIFSFIGMTTQEVPIDNRTVIDVAMASDAKELSEVVVTALGVERNRNELAYAAQEVKGDQVSRARSADFVSTLSGKVAGLDVRTNNTMGGATNVVIRGYSSISGNNQALFVIDGVPVSNANNNADAQAGGGVATDYGNAASDINPDNIASVNVLKGAAATALYGSRAANGVVMITTKKGKKNSMNISINSGVIWSSMDKSTFIRYQDQYGGGYAQEFRDSQDFGDGVAPVVRFQDDASYGPAYDPNLQVYQWDAIDPTSPFFGQTRPWVIAQNDPSTYYETGLNSNQSIAVSGGGEQSTFNLGYTRNDIKGNLPNSSIDKNMLNFSGSYDATEKLTVSASANYTKIDGIGRYGTGYNGRNPNQQFRQWWQTNVDLKEQESAYFRNKQNETWNWNSSNTGPIYSDNPYWSAYENYSNDSRDNLYGFAMINYELTDWLSIMGRATLNTTFDMQEERIAVGSAGVAEYARYNRSYRESNYDLILNFNKQLSEDFKLNGLLGGNIRREETSDIRAETNGGLVVPRLYSLSNSASPIEPPVERYTRRGVDGVYANANLGYKDMLFLELSARQDKSTTLPEGDNSYFYPAAGANFVFSEVIENAPWLTHAKARINYAEVGNDAPPLSVYDVYTKPTSFGSTPLFSIPSTRNNDQLVPERQRSWEAGVEMDFFNSLFGFDFTMYKSSTINQILPVATTTATGYSERYVNAGEMENKGIEIAAYVTPIQTNDFMWNMSLNFTLNRNKVISLYGEGENKVDNIPIESFQGGVSVNAAVDQPYGVIRGTDFIYTNEQRTVDENGYYMATGAADRIIGDPNPDWLGGINNTLTYKGVSLAFLIDIRKGGDIFSLDQWYGEGTGLYPETAGLNAQGNPSRDPVADGGGVLLPGVKEDGSPNDIYAENQDGNGLTPFGYAANNYAGAPRAMYVYDGSYVKLRELVLSYSLPQTLIARMGAIKGIDLQLVGRNLWIIHKNMEYSDPEEGLGSGNARGYQSGAYPAMRNYGFNIKLNF; encoded by the coding sequence ATGAAGAAAAGTGTACAGTTAGCCCTCTTGCTATGTATGTTTTTGCAATATTCTTTTGCACAGACTACATCAGTAACGGGGACGGTTACTTCAGCTGATAGTGAAGAGCCAGTCCCAGGCGTAAGCATTCTAGTGAAAGGTACCTCGCGTGGTGCCGTCACGGATTTGGATGGTAAGTACTCATTAGAAGTACCTGCAGGTGGAGAAGTATTGATCTTCTCTTTTATTGGCATGACCACTCAGGAAGTGCCCATTGATAACAGAACAGTCATAGATGTGGCGATGGCATCCGATGCCAAGGAATTATCGGAAGTGGTCGTGACAGCGTTGGGTGTAGAAAGAAACAGAAACGAGCTAGCTTACGCAGCCCAAGAGGTTAAAGGTGACCAAGTGTCACGTGCCCGGTCTGCGGATTTTGTAAGTACTCTTTCTGGTAAAGTAGCTGGTTTGGATGTCCGGACCAACAACACCATGGGTGGAGCCACCAACGTGGTGATCAGGGGATATTCTTCTATCTCCGGCAATAACCAAGCCTTATTTGTCATTGATGGCGTCCCTGTAAGTAACGCCAACAATAACGCCGATGCCCAAGCAGGTGGTGGGGTGGCTACCGATTATGGTAATGCCGCTTCGGATATCAATCCTGACAATATTGCTTCCGTGAACGTGCTTAAAGGTGCTGCTGCTACCGCACTTTACGGATCACGGGCTGCCAACGGGGTGGTCATGATTACTACCAAAAAAGGGAAGAAGAACAGCATGAACATCTCTATCAACAGTGGTGTGATATGGAGTTCTATGGATAAGAGCACTTTTATTAGATACCAAGACCAATATGGTGGTGGTTATGCTCAGGAATTCCGTGACTCCCAAGATTTTGGTGACGGTGTGGCGCCAGTGGTAAGGTTTCAGGATGATGCCTCTTATGGTCCTGCTTATGATCCAAACCTACAGGTTTATCAATGGGACGCAATAGACCCAACTTCTCCATTTTTCGGACAGACTAGGCCTTGGGTTATCGCCCAAAACGACCCTAGTACGTACTATGAAACGGGACTAAACTCAAACCAAAGCATTGCTGTAAGTGGTGGTGGGGAGCAGAGTACCTTTAATTTGGGATACACCCGAAACGATATTAAAGGTAACTTGCCCAATAGTAGCATTGACAAAAATATGCTGAATTTTTCAGGTTCTTATGATGCCACTGAAAAGCTCACCGTAAGTGCGTCTGCCAACTATACCAAAATTGATGGTATTGGTAGATATGGTACTGGCTATAATGGACGAAATCCTAACCAGCAGTTCAGACAGTGGTGGCAAACCAACGTGGACCTAAAAGAGCAAGAATCCGCATACTTTAGAAATAAACAAAACGAGACGTGGAATTGGAACTCTTCCAATACTGGCCCGATCTATTCTGATAACCCTTATTGGTCGGCCTATGAAAATTACTCTAATGACAGCAGGGATAACCTCTACGGTTTTGCCATGATCAACTATGAGTTGACGGATTGGTTGAGCATCATGGGCCGGGCCACACTGAACACTACCTTTGATATGCAAGAAGAGCGTATTGCTGTAGGTAGTGCTGGGGTGGCTGAATATGCTAGATATAATAGGTCATATAGGGAATCCAACTATGACCTGATCTTGAATTTCAACAAGCAACTTTCCGAGGACTTCAAATTGAACGGCCTTTTGGGTGGTAATATCCGTAGGGAAGAAACAAGTGATATCAGGGCCGAAACTAATGGTGGATTGGTAGTGCCAAGGCTGTATTCACTGTCCAATTCTGCTAGCCCTATCGAGCCACCAGTGGAACGATATACAAGAAGAGGTGTGGATGGTGTATATGCCAATGCTAACTTAGGCTACAAAGATATGCTCTTCTTGGAGCTTTCTGCCCGTCAGGATAAATCAACTACATTGCCGGAAGGCGATAACTCTTATTTCTATCCTGCAGCTGGAGCTAACTTCGTGTTTTCAGAAGTGATCGAAAACGCTCCATGGTTGACCCATGCCAAAGCAAGGATCAACTACGCAGAGGTAGGTAACGATGCTCCTCCCTTGAGTGTTTATGATGTTTATACCAAGCCAACCTCATTTGGCTCTACACCGCTTTTCTCTATTCCAAGTACGAGAAATAACGATCAGCTGGTGCCGGAAAGACAGCGAAGCTGGGAGGCGGGTGTAGAAATGGACTTCTTTAACAGCTTGTTTGGATTTGACTTTACGATGTATAAGTCCAGCACGATTAATCAAATCCTTCCAGTAGCTACTACTACCGCAACCGGGTACTCCGAAAGGTATGTAAACGCTGGTGAAATGGAGAACAAAGGGATAGAAATAGCGGCTTATGTCACTCCTATCCAGACCAATGACTTTATGTGGAACATGAGCCTGAACTTCACCTTGAACCGCAACAAGGTCATTAGCCTGTATGGTGAAGGCGAAAACAAGGTGGATAATATACCGATCGAATCATTCCAAGGTGGGGTGTCGGTGAATGCAGCAGTGGACCAACCATATGGTGTGATCAGAGGCACGGACTTTATCTATACCAACGAGCAAAGGACCGTAGACGAAAATGGTTACTACATGGCCACAGGAGCGGCGGATAGAATCATAGGGGATCCCAATCCGGATTGGTTGGGTGGTATCAATAATACCCTTACCTATAAGGGCGTATCCCTTGCCTTCCTTATTGATATCAGAAAAGGTGGAGACATCTTCTCCTTGGATCAGTGGTATGGTGAAGGTACCGGATTGTATCCAGAAACTGCAGGCCTAAATGCACAAGGTAATCCTTCAAGGGATCCAGTAGCTGACGGCGGTGGTGTTTTGCTTCCCGGTGTAAAAGAAGATGGCAGTCCGAATGACATCTATGCGGAGAACCAAGATGGCAATGGCTTGACACCGTTTGGCTATGCTGCCAATAACTATGCAGGTGCTCCCCGCGCCATGTACGTATATGATGGTAGTTATGTAAAACTTCGTGAACTGGTATTGTCTTACTCATTGCCTCAAACCCTTATTGCTAGAATGGGAGCGATCAAGGGTATAGACCTGCAGTTGGTAGGACGTAACCTATGGATTATCCATAAAAACATGGAGTACTCTGATCCTGAAGAGGGATTGGGTTCAGGAAATGCCAGAGGCTATCAAAGTGGAGCCTATCCTGCCATGAGAAACTATGGTTTCAACATCAAATTAAATTTTTAA
- a CDS encoding SusD/RagB family nutrient-binding outer membrane lipoprotein has protein sequence MRRLINKINTGLAVGLMMVSTGCGDFGDINVDPNRPSSPLTSSLLTDAERSVSDVIGNETSVLYVQHISQKQYTEGSRYQTIYFDFNGYYSGPLFDLQRIIDLNTDEATKGDMTAAGSNANQIAVARIMKAYFYAVVTDRWGELPYSEALQGDDDLSPAYDTQEAIYYSLFTELTEAVGQMDGGTPVEGDFIFGGDMDRWQQFANSLRLILALRISDVDPAKAEAEFVAAYEAGVLEADLMYPYLNATNNQNPWYARFLTRVDHVISSTMVDFMKPLGDPRLSVYADPAAATGTIEGMPYGISNAVAGEVTNDEVSYLGSVTRQQDAALPIITRAQLLFSLAEGAERGWIGESAEDLYYEAIQASFEQWGVFDQATYDAYIAQPEVMYDSTNPYMSIGNQKWAALFLQGFESWAEWRRLDYPALTPAPDALNESEQIPVRQAYPTTERDLNEANYSEAVARQGEDGLDTKLWWDVN, from the coding sequence ATGAGAAGATTAATAAATAAGATAAATACAGGATTGGCAGTTGGCTTGATGATGGTTTCAACTGGTTGTGGGGACTTTGGGGATATTAATGTGGATCCTAATCGGCCGTCTTCGCCATTGACCTCTAGTTTGTTGACAGATGCAGAACGCTCCGTTTCCGATGTGATTGGAAACGAGACCAGCGTGCTGTATGTTCAGCATATTTCGCAAAAACAATATACGGAAGGGTCTAGGTACCAGACGATCTACTTTGATTTTAATGGATACTATTCCGGGCCGTTATTTGACTTGCAACGCATCATCGATCTGAATACTGATGAGGCGACCAAGGGAGACATGACGGCAGCAGGAAGCAATGCCAACCAGATCGCTGTGGCGAGAATCATGAAAGCATACTTCTATGCAGTTGTGACCGACAGGTGGGGAGAGCTTCCTTATTCAGAAGCACTTCAAGGGGATGATGACTTGTCCCCTGCCTATGACACACAAGAAGCAATCTATTATTCGCTGTTTACTGAATTGACAGAGGCGGTCGGCCAAATGGACGGAGGTACGCCTGTGGAAGGGGATTTTATTTTTGGAGGAGATATGGATCGTTGGCAGCAATTTGCCAATTCCCTTCGTTTGATTTTGGCATTGCGTATCAGTGATGTGGATCCTGCCAAAGCGGAGGCCGAATTCGTGGCCGCCTACGAGGCTGGTGTGTTGGAAGCAGATCTGATGTATCCGTATTTGAATGCTACCAATAATCAAAACCCTTGGTATGCGAGATTCCTTACTCGGGTGGATCATGTGATCAGCAGTACCATGGTAGACTTTATGAAGCCATTGGGAGATCCAAGGTTATCAGTGTATGCGGATCCTGCCGCAGCAACAGGTACTATCGAGGGGATGCCTTATGGAATCAGTAATGCGGTGGCCGGTGAAGTTACCAATGATGAGGTGTCTTACCTGGGGAGCGTGACAAGACAGCAGGATGCTGCTTTGCCGATCATTACCAGGGCCCAGTTATTGTTTTCTTTGGCAGAAGGAGCAGAGCGTGGATGGATCGGCGAGTCTGCCGAAGATCTTTACTATGAGGCCATCCAGGCTTCCTTTGAACAATGGGGCGTATTTGATCAGGCTACTTATGATGCATATATCGCCCAGCCAGAAGTGATGTATGATAGTACGAACCCTTATATGTCTATTGGTAATCAAAAGTGGGCAGCCTTGTTTTTGCAAGGATTTGAATCATGGGCAGAATGGAGAAGGTTGGATTATCCGGCATTGACTCCAGCGCCTGATGCCCTGAATGAAAGTGAGCAGATTCCCGTTCGACAAGCCTATCCGACAACGGAGCGCGATTTGAATGAGGCCAATTATTCCGAGGCTGTTGCCAGGCAAGGGGAAGATGGCCTAGATACCAAATTATGGTGGGATGTGAATTGA
- a CDS encoding SusD/RagB family nutrient-binding outer membrane lipoprotein: MKKINITLIFCFLILVSSCVNSLDDYNVDQKNATAVPAVTLFTNAVKELSDALMTPNVNVNNYRFYAQHWTSTQYLDEPRYNMTSRLIPQNMWDRLYRNTLMDLQESKRVLSADNLLAEDIKNNQMAQIGIMEVYAWSVVVNTFGNAPYTEALNPDITLPKYDDAQTIYNDILSRLDQSLDMITVDADGFDDGDLFYEGDMAKWLKFGNSLKLKLAMVIADSDAAQAQTLVEEAATNVFTSNEDNAAFPYMGAEPNNNPVSSNVKGQYSTREDYVAASTLVDAMNDRNDPRRIQYFSQVDGEFIGGEYGFANSYSDFSTVSEKIANPTQEGVLLDYAETSFLLAEAAERGYNVSGTAEEHYTNAVTASITYWGGTAADANAYLAQSSVDYSSASGDWKEVIGTQKWIALYNRGYDAWLEWRRLDAPNLQPPQVEGASALVIPLRLIYPVNEQTLNGANRAEAAEAIGGDEGKTALFWDVN; this comes from the coding sequence ATGAAAAAGATAAATATAACATTGATATTTTGTTTTCTGATTTTGGTGTCATCCTGCGTCAATAGTTTGGATGATTACAATGTGGATCAGAAAAATGCAACAGCAGTGCCGGCCGTAACATTATTCACGAATGCCGTTAAGGAACTTTCGGACGCGTTAATGACTCCGAATGTGAATGTCAATAACTATAGGTTTTATGCTCAGCATTGGACATCAACCCAATACTTGGACGAACCTCGTTACAATATGACTTCTAGGCTGATCCCCCAAAATATGTGGGATAGGCTATACAGAAATACCTTGATGGATCTGCAGGAATCCAAAAGAGTACTGTCAGCTGACAACCTTCTTGCTGAGGACATCAAAAACAACCAAATGGCCCAGATTGGTATCATGGAAGTTTACGCTTGGTCTGTAGTAGTGAATACCTTCGGAAATGCACCTTATACTGAAGCCTTGAATCCTGATATTACCTTGCCGAAGTACGATGATGCGCAGACCATTTATAATGACATTCTTTCCCGCTTGGATCAATCATTGGATATGATTACCGTAGATGCTGATGGTTTTGATGACGGTGATCTCTTTTACGAGGGAGATATGGCAAAATGGCTTAAATTTGGTAATTCCTTGAAGCTTAAGTTAGCAATGGTCATTGCTGATTCTGACGCTGCCCAAGCGCAGACATTAGTAGAGGAAGCTGCTACAAATGTCTTTACAAGTAACGAAGATAATGCAGCTTTTCCTTACATGGGAGCAGAGCCAAACAATAACCCAGTATCCTCAAATGTGAAAGGACAGTATTCCACTAGGGAAGATTACGTAGCAGCAAGTACTCTTGTAGATGCTATGAACGATCGTAATGATCCTAGGAGAATCCAGTATTTCAGTCAAGTAGATGGAGAGTTCATTGGTGGTGAATATGGCTTTGCCAACAGTTATTCTGATTTTTCTACTGTCAGTGAAAAAATAGCGAACCCTACTCAAGAAGGAGTATTGTTGGACTATGCCGAAACCAGTTTCTTGTTGGCTGAAGCTGCCGAGAGAGGCTATAATGTAAGCGGAACTGCGGAAGAGCATTATACCAATGCAGTAACTGCTTCCATCACTTACTGGGGAGGAACTGCTGCTGATGCAAATGCTTACTTGGCTCAGTCTTCTGTAGACTATAGCTCCGCTTCCGGTGATTGGAAAGAAGTTATTGGTACGCAAAAGTGGATCGCACTTTACAATAGAGGCTATGATGCGTGGCTTGAGTGGAGAAGACTCGATGCGCCTAATTTGCAGCCTCCTCAAGTAGAGGGTGCCAGTGCTCTTGTCATTCCTTTGAGGCTGATCTATCCTGTGAACGAGCAGACATTGAACGGAGCAAATAGAGCTGAAGCTGCCGAAGCTATAGGAGGTGATGAAGGCAAGACAGCCCTTTTCTGGGACGTGAATTAA
- a CDS encoding SusC/RagA family TonB-linked outer membrane protein: MKKNVLLFALLLVFSQFSFAQISSVKGTVTSAENGEPVPGVSVLVKGTTKGAVTNLDGQYSLELPDDGEVLVFSFIGMATEEEPIDGRSVVDVVMTSDVKALNEVVVTALNVSRDESSLGYAIQSVDGDKLSSVREANVVGSLAGKVAGVQVIGSSGAALGGSQNIRLRGINSLSGGSPLFVVDGTPISNRSFSPDEDYSGRDYGNLAADINPDDIESISVLKGPSAAALYGNRAANGVIIITTKKGTERKGIGVEINHSTTFEKVYILPDYQNEYAGGYSQELASFEYNPDTHPASWAEFDGQPVINYAADESWGPRMEGQMVRHWDSWYEGESFGELRPLLPNENNVRDFFETGVTMNTGVALSGGDEETLFRLSLNHIDQKGVMPGSELLKNNVSFNGSTMLTDKLKASLNFNFTSTQGQGRPASGYTGRNPVNSFNQWFQRQLDMDRLENYKNPDGTYRTWNIRSPSNTRPLYWDNPYYEAYENAPNDKRDRVYGNFGLTYDFTENFSVSGFARTDFFNQKIEERVASGGLDLDEYYVSTRIGREDNYEVLAQYDKNFGGFSVVANAGGNIRRNFYDTMGEQTEGGLSVPGFYNIDASIDRPDVSNFYSEKTVRSVYGSLSLGYMSTIFLDLTARNDWSSALPENNNSYFYPSISTSFVFTELMGNTNFLNFGKLRLSYAQVGSDVSAYDIAQVYNVGTPYGSLPALTVPNTYPNPNLRPALSSSYEAGVDLRFLQRRLGLDVTYYRNDNKDQIIDLTVPGSSGITEAKVNAGNIRSEGVEVMLTATPVTNQDFTWDMNLNFARNTNEVIELYQDQENRQLQSAYWGMTLNAKVGEPWGTLIGTGYTYDEETGLPVINDDGSYVKNQNQELGTVLPDFTGGFRNTFTYKNFDLTAFLDFQKGGQFYSVTKMFLPYSGLAAETAGLNDLGNPKRDPVDQGGGIPVTGVVEGEGVQTIYVDPSEHYKGLFGVHEEYIYDASYVKLREVRLGYTLPSKLLAKWPIHSANVAFIAKNLWLIHSNVDGLDPSEFAAGGNGYSYFEAGLLPGVRSYGFNIRVVL, from the coding sequence TCCTTGGAGCTTCCTGATGATGGGGAGGTGTTGGTGTTTTCATTTATTGGGATGGCTACAGAAGAGGAGCCTATCGATGGTCGCAGCGTCGTGGATGTTGTCATGACTTCGGATGTAAAAGCACTGAATGAAGTGGTAGTGACGGCATTGAACGTGTCACGAGATGAGAGCTCACTGGGATATGCTATTCAGAGTGTGGATGGAGATAAGCTGTCCAGTGTTCGGGAGGCCAACGTGGTAGGCTCTCTTGCCGGTAAAGTGGCCGGCGTGCAGGTGATCGGTTCTTCCGGAGCTGCGCTTGGAGGTTCTCAAAACATCCGTCTCAGAGGGATTAATTCCCTTAGCGGTGGTTCGCCGCTTTTTGTGGTGGACGGTACCCCTATCTCGAATAGGAGTTTTTCCCCCGATGAAGATTATTCGGGAAGGGACTACGGAAACTTGGCCGCAGATATCAATCCAGATGATATCGAATCCATTTCTGTCCTAAAAGGACCTTCGGCAGCGGCACTTTATGGGAATAGGGCTGCCAATGGAGTGATCATCATTACTACCAAAAAAGGTACTGAACGGAAAGGTATCGGCGTAGAGATCAACCACAGTACTACTTTCGAAAAAGTGTATATCCTTCCGGATTACCAAAATGAATATGCCGGGGGCTATAGCCAGGAGTTGGCTTCTTTCGAGTATAACCCTGATACCCATCCAGCTTCTTGGGCAGAATTTGATGGTCAACCAGTGATAAACTATGCCGCTGATGAAAGCTGGGGGCCGCGCATGGAAGGTCAGATGGTAAGACATTGGGACAGCTGGTATGAGGGAGAGAGCTTTGGCGAGTTACGTCCGCTTTTACCAAATGAAAATAATGTAAGGGACTTTTTCGAGACAGGTGTGACCATGAATACGGGCGTTGCGCTGTCAGGAGGTGATGAGGAAACGTTGTTCAGGCTGTCGCTGAACCATATCGATCAGAAAGGGGTAATGCCTGGGTCTGAATTGCTTAAAAACAATGTTTCCTTTAACGGAAGTACGATGCTGACAGACAAGCTTAAAGCTAGCTTGAACTTTAACTTCACCAGTACCCAAGGGCAGGGGCGGCCTGCTTCAGGTTATACGGGCAGAAATCCGGTGAACTCCTTTAACCAGTGGTTTCAACGGCAACTGGATATGGACAGGCTTGAAAATTACAAAAACCCAGATGGTACTTACCGGACTTGGAATATTCGCTCTCCGAGCAATACCCGTCCACTCTACTGGGACAATCCATATTATGAAGCCTATGAAAATGCACCAAACGATAAGAGGGACCGTGTATACGGTAACTTTGGTTTGACGTATGACTTTACAGAGAACTTTAGCGTGTCTGGTTTTGCCAGGACAGATTTCTTTAACCAAAAAATCGAAGAGCGAGTGGCATCGGGTGGTTTGGATTTGGATGAATACTATGTGAGTACCCGAATCGGAAGAGAGGATAATTATGAGGTCCTTGCTCAGTATGACAAGAATTTTGGCGGCTTCTCTGTCGTGGCCAATGCCGGTGGTAATATCAGAAGAAACTTCTATGACACCATGGGTGAGCAAACCGAAGGAGGGCTGTCGGTACCCGGCTTCTATAATATAGATGCTTCTATCGACCGTCCTGATGTATCCAATTTCTATAGTGAAAAAACCGTTCGAAGTGTATACGGCAGCTTGTCGCTAGGCTATATGAGTACCATTTTCCTTGATTTGACAGCTAGGAATGATTGGTCATCAGCACTTCCGGAAAACAATAACAGTTATTTCTATCCGTCGATCTCTACCAGTTTTGTCTTTACTGAGCTGATGGGCAACACGAATTTCCTGAACTTCGGTAAGCTGAGGTTGAGTTATGCGCAGGTGGGCTCTGATGTATCAGCTTATGATATTGCCCAAGTATATAATGTGGGTACGCCATATGGGTCATTGCCAGCATTGACTGTGCCAAACACCTATCCAAACCCTAACTTACGTCCGGCACTTTCATCATCTTACGAAGCGGGAGTGGACCTGAGGTTTCTTCAGAGAAGACTGGGACTGGATGTGACCTATTATAGAAATGACAACAAAGATCAAATTATAGATTTGACCGTACCTGGTTCTAGTGGGATTACAGAGGCCAAGGTAAATGCGGGAAATATCCGTAGTGAAGGGGTAGAAGTGATGTTAACGGCTACACCTGTTACCAACCAAGATTTTACTTGGGATATGAACCTGAATTTTGCGAGAAATACCAATGAGGTCATCGAGCTATATCAGGATCAGGAAAACCGTCAGCTACAGTCCGCATATTGGGGGATGACCCTAAACGCCAAAGTGGGTGAGCCCTGGGGTACGCTGATCGGTACAGGATATACCTATGATGAGGAGACAGGCCTGCCTGTGATCAATGATGACGGCAGCTACGTGAAGAATCAAAACCAGGAACTGGGAACGGTATTGCCTGATTTTACCGGTGGATTCAGAAATACATTTACTTACAAGAACTTTGACTTGACGGCATTCTTGGACTTTCAGAAAGGGGGACAATTTTATTCGGTGACCAAAATGTTCCTGCCTTATTCTGGTCTAGCTGCAGAAACTGCCGGTCTGAACGATTTGGGTAATCCAAAACGTGATCCGGTAGATCAAGGAGGAGGTATTCCAGTGACAGGAGTAGTAGAAGGAGAAGGGGTTCAGACCATTTATGTAGATCCATCAGAGCACTACAAAGGACTGTTCGGCGTTCACGAGGAGTACATTTACGATGCTTCATATGTGAAGTTGAGAGAGGTGAGGTTGGGCTACACTTTGCCAAGTAAACTGCTGGCAAAGTGGCCCATCCATTCTGCCAATGTGGCTTTTATCGCCAAAAACCTATGGTTAATCCATTCCAACGTGGATGGACTGGATCCGTCTGAGTTTGCTGCCGGTGGCAATGGTTATTCATATTTCGAGGCAGGCCTATTGCCAGGGGTAAGGTCTTATGGGTTTAACATTCGTGTCGTACTTTAA